Proteins from a single region of Carassius gibelio isolate Cgi1373 ecotype wild population from Czech Republic chromosome A5, carGib1.2-hapl.c, whole genome shotgun sequence:
- the LOC127996230 gene encoding active breakpoint cluster region-related protein-like isoform X4, which yields MTEIVVTDCNLNSVCERVEQHCCVDDPSAIRRHTNTGAKLWGRVRSKLLRQKLDPQTVQSKNWHMDVIEMNGIKVEFSMKFTSRDLSLKRTPSKKQSGVFGVKINVVTKRERSKVPYIVRQCIEEVEKRGIDEVGIYRISGVATDIQALKAAFDANTKDILMMLSDMDINAIAGTLKLYFRELPEPLLTDRLYPAFMEGIALSDPAAKENCMMHLLRSLPDPNLITFLTLLEHLKRVAEKEPINKMSLHNLGTVFGPTLLRPSESEISKPNVTMASDIWSHDVMAQVQVLLYYLQHPPISFAELKKNTLYFSTDV from the exons ATGACAGAGATCGTGGTGACGGACTGTAATCTGAACTCGGTGTGTGAACGCGTGGAGCAGCACTGCTGCGTGGATGATCCTTCAGCCATCAGAAGACACACCAACACTGGTGCCAAACTGTGGGGCCGCGTGCGCAGTAAACTGCTCCGACAAAAG CTGGACCCACAGACTGTGCAGTCCAAAAACTGGCATATGGATGTCATAGAAATGAATGGG ATTAAAGTGGAGTTTTCCATGAAGTTTACGAGCCGGGACTTAAGTTTGAAGCGGACGCCATCTAAGAAACAGAGCGGCGTGTTTGGGGTCAAAATCAACGTGGTAACAAA ACGTGAACGCTCCAAGGTGCCTTACATTGTGCGGCAGTGCATTGAGGAGGTGGAGAAGAGAGGGATTGATGAAGTGGGCATTTACAGGATCTCTGGAGTGGCCACAGACATCCAGGCCCTCAAAGCTGCGTTTGACGCCA atacCAAAGATATCCTGATGATGTTGAGTGATATGGACATCAATGCCATAGCAGGGACACTGAAATTGTACTTCAGGGAGCTACCAGAACCTCTTCTCACAGACCGACTGTACCCGGCCTTCATGGAGGGCATTG CTCTATCAGATCCTGCGGCAAAAGAAAACTGCATGATGCATCTGTTGCGGTCACTACCAGACCCAAATCTCATCACATTCCTCACTCTACTGGAACACCTGAAGAG GGTGGCAGAGAAGGAGCCGATCAATAAGATGTCTCTGCATAATTTGGGCACGGTGTTTGGCCCCACTCTGCTGAGACCGTCAGAGTCGGAGATCAGTAAGCCCAACGTCACAATGGCTTCTGACATCTGGTCACATGATGTCATGGCACAG gtTCAGGTATTGCTGTACTACCTGCAGCATCCACCCATATCCTTCGCTGAGCTGAAGAAGAACACACTCTATTTCTCAACTGACGTCTAA
- the LOC127996276 gene encoding nanos homolog 1, whose amino-acid sequence MQSPSLTEREKSLPAADGCFIMWRDYMDLRRTLSQLLEHRDEARASAEDGTPGEGPMRAGSTSSASSTSASSSRDLRTPRDTCGFCRQNGETALVYTSHRLKARDGRILCPILRSYVCPFCAATGDWAHTRHYCPRRNTPGTSNM is encoded by the coding sequence ATGCAGTCCCCTTCTTTGACCGAACGCGAGAAGAGCCTCCCCGCAGCTGACGGCTGCTTCATCATGTGGCGAGACTATATGGATCTCCGCAGGACTCTGTCGCAGCTTCTGGAGCATCGGGATGAAGCACGCGCCTCCGCTGAGGACGGGACACCCGGGGAGGGTCCGATGAGAGCCGGCTCCACCAGCAGCGCCTCCAGCACCTCCGCCTCCTCCAGCCGTGACCTGCGCACCCCGCGAGACACCTGCGGATTCTGCAGACAAAACGGAGAGACGGCGCTGGTTTACACGAGTCACAGGCTGAAGGCACGAGACGGACGGATCCTCTGCCCGATCCTGAGGAGCTACGTGTGCCCGTTCTGCGCCGCCACCGGGGACTGGGCGCACACGCGCCACTACTGTCCGCGGAGAAACACACCGGGGACCAGCAACATGTGA